The genome window caaaaacaatgaaggaggtaagtcgcacaTTAAAgtaggcagaacttcatcatccagtctTGTCCGTATTGTTTGTCCCGGGAGTCCTAAATTGTGAAGcgtattttctcagtcgacacgccattcaggcaagcgaatgggcgctacacccggaggtcttccagaccctggtcgacAGGTGGAGGTTGCCGGAGATGGATCTCGTGGcgtcctgtcagaacaacaaagttctcacatacgggtcaagaacaaaggatcccagagcgatctttgtggataccctgtcagtgagatgggactttcatctggcttatgtgtttcctccaatcaccctaatacccagggtggtgagaaagataaagcaaggaaagggtgccgtgatactagtagttccggcttggcccagaaggcattggtacacagatctgcagagaatgtcgatggatgccccacttttgcttcctcaacgtccagatctactgatgcagggttcttgttatcacagacacctgGAGCGACTGTCTATGACaatgtggctcttgagacctctatcctgaagtcaagcggattctcacaacaggtaattcaaacaatgctcagagcaagggaaccttcctcagctcgcatttatcacagaatattgtaagcctatattcagtggtgcagtgaacggagatttgaccctaggtctttcagagtttccagggtcatagcattccttcaggcagaaatggataaaggtttaagggtggcttccttgagagtgcaagtatcagcattgactgtattccaaaagaaaattgccaacctacaggatgtgcacactttatCCCAggtaatgctgcacattcaacctccttttgtcctcctacagtgccttgggacttaagtgtagtcctaaaggcccttcaagttgcccgatttgaaccacttaaaaaagtggatcttaaatggttgacagctaaagttctctttctactggccctggcttcagctagaagagttttagatttaggggcattgttatgtggtCCTCCATTTCTGCTTATTTTTTTTTATCcatatagagcagttctcagaactaaatctgggcatcttactaaggtggtgtctaaattccaccttaacaaagaaattgtagtcccggctttccaggggccGGGCCTTTCTGCATCGTTGGATGtactccgtgccttaaggatctacatagATTGTatcagtgctatcagaaagacagattctttctttgttctctacggatttcacaagagatgatagcctgctgataagcagacactggcgaggtggcttcggaagactatttcagaagcatactgaTCAAGCTGATCTCCATGtgtcggctaatgtctctgctcactgtactcattaaggtaggtccatcatgggcatccaacgtggtgcttcagcagaacagatatgtaaggcaggcacatggtcttccattaacacattcattagacattatgccgttgatacCGTTGCCTcttaggacgctgaattcgggcgaaggattctcctgtccaatcaggagcgtccctaccACTGAATTGCTTTGGcacatcccaatgttattctgaggaccctgctggagaaatatgcgttatggtaagaacttactgttgataacgatatttctcctaagtccacaggttccacagggatcccaccctgaagcacctgatttgaggatccttttactcacctcTTCCTTTTTGTACGGAAAGGTGTCCATgtgtgtgtgttcttctcgcctgattagggctctctatgatcctcctgccttgagctttgaaaaacaactgatttgcctgagccaggaggcgggcttatatggatgggcccgttgcatgctgggaggccgaaatacTTTCATCGTTatgttgcaaatccgctgtcgcttcttcttatcccaatgttatcctatggatcctgtggacttaggagaaataccgtaatcaactgtaagttcttaccataatgtatatatttCCATATCTCTCCAGCAGATGGACAGAGGGGCAGGAATACCTCGGAGGGACATCTAACTTTGTTTCCAGATTTTAAATTAGAAGAGAAGAACATCACACGAGATTCTGCAGGAGAAAACcttattaccccaattatacatccagtgcCTCATAGCGCAGATATATCATCTGATCCCTCTAACCATGAGGAGGGTAACATTAATTCAGATGTTTCTACACATAGTGCAGCTCCTACAGATGCTACAGTCATTCCCTCTTCTGAATTTGTTAAATCCTGTAATAATCAGTCAGTTTTTGTTAGACAGAAGAATCACACAAGTAAGAAAcaattttcatgctctgagtgtgggaaatgtttcaaatATAGAGCAAATTTTgttgaacatcagagaagtcacgcaagtgagaagccatttccatgctcagaatgtgggaaatgttttacaaagaaatcatctCTTATTATGCATCACagacttcacacaggtgagaagccatttccatgctctgagtgtgggaaatatttcaaATATAGAGCAAATTTTgttgaacatcagagaagtcacacaggtgagaagccatttccatgctcagaatgtgggaaatgttttacaaagaaatcatctCTTATTATGCATCACagacttcacacaggtgagaagccatttctatgctctgagtgtgggaaatgtttcacacagaaatctgcccttgttgtacatcagaaaagtcacacaggtgagaagctgtttccatgttctgagtgtgggaaatgtcttGCACATAAATCCACTCTTCTTGCACATCTGAGaattcatacaggtgagaagccattttcatgccctacatgcgggaaatgttttacaaagaaatgcaAAATTGTTGAGCATCagaaatgtcacacaggtgagaagccaatttaatgctctgagtgtgggaaatgttatatgcgaaaatccgctcttgttgtacatcagaaaagtcacagatgagaagccattttcatgttccaagtgtgggaaatgttttacacgtaagTCAAGTCTTGTTACACATCTGAAAAATCACACAGataagaaaccatttccatgctctgagtgtgggaaatgttatatgcgaaaatcagctcttgttgtacatcagaaaagtcacacaagaTGAAAACCATATCGGTGATCTGACTGACATGAAAGAGTTTTGCAACATCTACCTATTGTAAAAGTCATTGATAGTAATATGTACAGTTCCGTTAAAGAGTGAATTCTCaaatgtatattaacattacataaCAGTTTTGGAGGGCAATTCAAAACTTGAGTCTTTGCCATCCACAAAGTGGAATGGTCGTCATCGACATAAGACTGGAACACATCGCACATGTATGGATCTTATTGCAGTCTCTTAGATGTTGGTGTCTGCTATATATTTTCACCACATTTTGGCCAAAGCCAAGGAATTGATTTGTGTTAACTGTGATATTATTTCCATCCAAAAGTTGCGACAGGTATACAGCCAGCTCCAATTGAGGAGCCTGTCGTTTTCTCCGGCTGAATGATGTGATAACAAACTCTTTCATCCCTGTGGGAGGCTGGACACAATAGGTATTGTGCGTGGTGTTAGGAGCCTGGACATTTTAAAACTGAAGCCAACTCAAGCTCCTCCTCATACACACAACGTTTCCTACCAACATCAGTTTTTCTTAGTGCTGGTGTTCCAGGATGCGCTCCATCTAGTTTTGAGTTTGGcagattttatgtttttttgttttctctttggCTGATAGAGAGGTAGGTGGGGGAGTTCTTTCTCCTTCTCTACTACCTCCAGGGGCAGGGGGCCTTTATCTTGTCTCAAACATACCTTTCATGCCCAGAAAATAGGAAGAGAGTGTGTTGGATCTGATACAACACCACCCCCGTCCAGTGTGCCGTAGTTGAGGCATGCCAGATTGGTCGGACAGCCAACCAGGCCCGGATCAACACACAGACATTAGGCATACTGAGAAGAAGGACCATCAGGAAAAGCCCTTGGTGGAAGCTCATAGGTTATGCTTCAGGGTTAAATGGTTAGATttaacttcagatgcttgggtaaaaGACCTatgcatgggtttctttttttaaatCTTATTCTAGATCTACCAGTGTTTGGCTTTACAAGAGGTTATACAAAAGTCCCGATACCTGCCGGCAgagaggtgggaggtttttttgtcAAACCTTTTCCTCGTGCAGTAGCCAGACGAGTAATTTTGGTAACTGCACTCGAGAGTCTTTACTAAGGTTTGAGAACAGTAGTTTCTCCAGAGATTCTGTTAGATCATGTCATAGTAACAGAACAAGAATTCATTTCCCATGGTTGGGTAATATATTGTTTAAAATCAAATATAGTTTTAGCTCAAAATAAGCTTTTCCTGGGCAGTGTGACTGATACCAGATTCAGGAGGGGTTTTCTTTCTGGGAAACAAGATTCCATTCTTACAAAAATGGCTCTTGAAAAAGAAGGCATTAAAGCATTGTGCGAAATTGTCTCCATCTATGAGGCAAATCCGTTCACCCAATTTCACTCTTAGAAGTTCCAGATAAAGATTTTATGGAAATGCTACAGATCCCTATCCTCATCTGTAATCTCATCTCACCATTGAGTTCACTGTTGTAGACAGGTTATTCTTTTATGATGTCAGAACAATAGACCTTAATCTATGAAGTTGAGGGACAGCACAGGTTTCAGGGCAAGTGGACGCTGGAGGAGCCTTCATTCCACATCAGTGTTCTGAAACTTTGAGCTGCCTTCAGTGCCCAAAGATCTCTTTACATAGACCTTTTCTTAGCTGAAGTCTACATAAAGGGTCAGGTAGTCTAAGTCAATTTAGACCAAGGGTGGCCAACCAGTTAGAGCCAAAGAGACAAAAAAATccagttaggtacatcaaagagccgtcaTCAAGCCAAAGGTACacgtgcaaaaaaggggtgtggccttgtgcctgctagaccatgccccggtataaaatacattgaaaaggccacttccacataaaattattgaaaaagccagattcacataatatatttcagctcccctatgtgtcactccagccagcaccctgctgcatcactccagcaagctcccgcatatgtcactcctgccagttccccgtgagtcactcctgccatcaccctgctgcatcactccagccatccctcccatgtgtcactcctcgtACCACccttctgtgttactccagccagctctcccatgtgtcactacttccagcaccctactgtgtcactccagccagttactACGTGTGTCACTCTTGCCACCACTCTTTTATGTCACCCCTGCCAGCTCCCTCGtgtaactccagccagctcccccttgtatcacaccagcccctacaactcgtGACATTGAAGCAGCCTCTTATGTGTCCTCAGTTTGCCTATATTATCCGGCTCCCTCAATTCTCAGTgaccgtagtgctgctgt of Pseudophryne corroboree isolate aPseCor3 unplaced genomic scaffold, aPseCor3.hap2 scaffold_2316, whole genome shotgun sequence contains these proteins:
- the LOC135010247 gene encoding zinc finger protein 34-like isoform X3 codes for the protein MTKEGYTVVKKTFLDHLTTISCASITVPPPQSQIHERDDDQKILELTNKIIQQPSGEEGEYIEEHRGLYKDVMMENHRPLTSLDGPSNRDTPERCPRPLYSQDCTEENHRIPQKDQDEFLTDNNAEYIVGEEETYFTDNMAKHTEEEEEESYVTDMKEEFIEGEEKTYFTDNMAKHTEEEGEEEETYVRGDQQCKEEQIPTAISTADGQRGRNTSEGHLTLFPDFKLEEKNITRDSAGENLITPIIHPVPHSADISSDPSNHEEGNINSDVSTHSAAPTDATVIPSSEFVKSCNNQSVFVRQKNHTSKKQFSCSECGKCFKYRANFVEHQRSHASEKPFPCSECGKCFTKKSSLIMHHRLHTGEKPFPCSECGKYFKYRANFVEHQRSHTGEKPFPCSECGKCFTKKSSLIMHHRLHTGEKPFLCSECGKCFTQKSALVVHQKSHTGEKLFPCSECGKCLAHKSTLLAHLRIHTGEKPFSCPTCGKCFTKKCKIVEHQKCHTGEKPI
- the LOC135010247 gene encoding gastrula zinc finger protein XlCGF48.2-like isoform X2: MDMDRSHTNERILHLTLEIVHLLTGEGYTVVKKTFLDHLTTISCASITVPPPQSQIHERDDDQKILELTNKIIQQPSGEEGEYIEEHRGLYKDVMMENHRPLTSLDGPSNRDTPERCPRPLYSQDCTEENHRIPQKDQDEFLTDNNAEYIVGEEETYFTDNMAKHTEEEEEESYVTDMKEEFIEGEEKTYFTDNMAKHTEEEGEEEETYVRGDQQCKEEQIPTAISTDGQRGRNTSEGHLTLFPDFKLEEKNITRDSAGENLITPIIHPVPHSADISSDPSNHEEGNINSDVSTHSAAPTDATVIPSSEFVKSCNNQSVFVRQKNHTSKKQFSCSECGKCFKYRANFVEHQRSHASEKPFPCSECGKCFTKKSSLIMHHRLHTGEKPFPCSECGKYFKYRANFVEHQRSHTGEKPFPCSECGKCFTKKSSLIMHHRLHTGEKPFLCSECGKCFTQKSALVVHQKSHTGEKLFPCSECGKCLAHKSTLLAHLRIHTGEKPFSCPTCGKCFTKKCKIVEHQKCHTGEKPI
- the LOC135010247 gene encoding gastrula zinc finger protein XlCGF48.2-like isoform X1; protein product: MDMDRSHTNERILHLTLEIVHLLTGEGYTVVKKTFLDHLTTISCASITVPPPQSQIHERDDDQKILELTNKIIQQPSGEEGEYIEEHRGLYKDVMMENHRPLTSLDGPSNRDTPERCPRPLYSQDCTEENHRIPQKDQDEFLTDNNAEYIVGEEETYFTDNMAKHTEEEEEESYVTDMKEEFIEGEEKTYFTDNMAKHTEEEGEEEETYVRGDQQCKEEQIPTAISTADGQRGRNTSEGHLTLFPDFKLEEKNITRDSAGENLITPIIHPVPHSADISSDPSNHEEGNINSDVSTHSAAPTDATVIPSSEFVKSCNNQSVFVRQKNHTSKKQFSCSECGKCFKYRANFVEHQRSHASEKPFPCSECGKCFTKKSSLIMHHRLHTGEKPFPCSECGKYFKYRANFVEHQRSHTGEKPFPCSECGKCFTKKSSLIMHHRLHTGEKPFLCSECGKCFTQKSALVVHQKSHTGEKLFPCSECGKCLAHKSTLLAHLRIHTGEKPFSCPTCGKCFTKKCKIVEHQKCHTGEKPI